A region of Pseudarthrobacter sp. NIBRBAC000502770 DNA encodes the following proteins:
- a CDS encoding nucleotidyltransferase family protein, with protein MPFPSAAGSGSRRPMANAGDQTQLRIQEGVLLGHALVARLADSLGIRVFFIKGPASVIQGLREAKISADVDVFVDPARLEELLQGLSERGWRGRPSDPDNVTFPKHSVTLDHPEWPCCVDVHFRFPGMEKPHRDCFEYLWQHTVSMELAGQQLRVPSNELGILFLALHALRSPELPACRQELQYLAGAIRRSQSEPLLELAAATGALAAVRPFLESLLPESVAPAWPEPSQEWRNRVAAKAPGSARIIAIFQAPWRDKPNMLWRAVFPRTEVFLTGNIYADLSVRGRLKQHRGRWGRFFRDIPGLVRDLRHLP; from the coding sequence ATGCCATTTCCGTCGGCCGCAGGGTCAGGATCTAGGCGTCCCATGGCAAACGCTGGCGACCAAACCCAGCTAAGGATCCAGGAAGGTGTGCTTCTCGGCCACGCCCTCGTGGCACGCTTGGCGGACAGTCTGGGCATCAGGGTCTTCTTCATCAAAGGACCAGCAAGCGTCATCCAGGGGCTGCGTGAAGCCAAAATATCCGCAGACGTGGACGTCTTCGTGGACCCGGCTCGTCTCGAGGAACTGCTCCAGGGCCTCTCCGAACGGGGCTGGCGGGGGCGCCCGTCGGATCCAGACAACGTCACCTTCCCCAAGCACTCGGTGACACTTGATCACCCTGAATGGCCCTGTTGCGTTGACGTCCACTTCCGCTTTCCAGGAATGGAAAAACCACACAGGGACTGCTTCGAGTATCTGTGGCAACATACCGTGAGCATGGAACTCGCAGGACAGCAATTGAGGGTCCCTTCGAACGAGCTTGGAATCCTGTTTCTGGCTCTGCACGCTTTGCGGTCGCCCGAGCTACCCGCCTGTCGACAGGAGCTTCAGTATCTGGCGGGCGCCATTCGGCGGTCCCAGTCTGAGCCGCTCCTGGAGCTCGCTGCGGCCACAGGTGCCCTGGCCGCTGTCCGGCCCTTCCTTGAAAGTCTTCTTCCCGAATCAGTGGCCCCTGCTTGGCCGGAACCTTCACAAGAGTGGCGCAACCGCGTCGCGGCGAAGGCGCCCGGGAGCGCTCGGATCATTGCGATTTTTCAGGCCCCGTGGAGGGACAAACCAAATATGCTCTGGCGCGCGGTCTTTCCTCGTACAGAAGTGTTTCTGACGGGAAATATCTATGCGGACCTGTCGGTACGGGGTCGGCTGAAGCAGCATCGAGGCAGGTGGGGCCGGTTTTTTCGGGATATCCCCGGCCTTGTCCGGGACCTTCGTCACCTTCCGTGA
- a CDS encoding polysaccharide biosynthesis tyrosine autokinase translates to MSTTTTPPEASPGLDLADYLTILRVYWKAIVAFTLLATLGAAGWTVLQPKIYSSDSSGIVVTPGSDNVSLALAGDSLAKAKVKNYESVAKSRLVADRVIQALDLKTTADALLGSISVKVPMDTAEIRVTAQSTDPATAQRVADAWVNGLAAQVEAIETAPATDAAGQASTGATPDAGPQASAATAVRVLPLGKAVLPTSPTSPNTKLNLALGALVGLALGVAYALIRRHLDRRIRKAADIERLFGVPAIGTLPVDHRLDGKSTIVDAGTAAQLHDAGGAMAEALRELRTNLSFVDVDNPPRIIVVTSSMQAEGKSTVTANLAVTMAAAGENVVVVDGDLRRPTLVDVFNLVPGVGVTDVLTGTAELADVLQPWGALPNLSVLGSGRIPPNPSELLGSRAMKNMLTTLAKDAVVLIDAPPLLPVTDAAVLSRAADGAILVIRTGRTTQEQLDQSLGNLEKVKGRVLGAVLNYVPTKGRDAYSYYGTYSATPAPASAEPEPVDDWRVADTREVGDAISVGRRVRI, encoded by the coding sequence ATGAGCACAACCACCACGCCCCCGGAGGCATCCCCGGGCCTGGACTTGGCGGATTACCTCACTATCCTGCGGGTGTACTGGAAGGCCATCGTCGCCTTCACCCTGCTGGCCACCTTGGGGGCAGCGGGGTGGACCGTCCTCCAGCCAAAGATCTACTCCTCTGATTCCAGCGGCATAGTGGTCACGCCGGGCTCGGACAACGTGAGCCTGGCGTTGGCCGGCGACAGCCTGGCGAAGGCAAAGGTCAAGAACTATGAGTCCGTAGCGAAATCCCGCCTTGTCGCGGACCGGGTTATCCAGGCCCTGGACCTGAAGACAACTGCCGATGCCCTTCTTGGCAGCATTAGCGTCAAGGTTCCGATGGACACGGCAGAAATCAGGGTCACTGCGCAGTCCACGGATCCGGCAACAGCCCAGCGGGTGGCTGATGCCTGGGTAAATGGCCTGGCCGCCCAGGTGGAGGCCATTGAAACGGCGCCTGCCACCGACGCTGCGGGACAGGCCAGTACGGGTGCAACACCCGACGCCGGGCCGCAGGCGAGTGCAGCGACGGCCGTCCGTGTACTCCCGCTGGGCAAAGCCGTCCTGCCTACCAGCCCCACGTCACCCAACACCAAGCTGAACCTCGCGCTGGGCGCCCTGGTCGGGCTGGCCCTGGGTGTTGCCTATGCGCTGATCCGCCGGCACCTGGACCGGCGTATCCGGAAGGCTGCGGACATTGAGCGGCTGTTCGGCGTCCCCGCGATTGGCACCCTCCCGGTGGACCACCGTTTGGATGGGAAGAGCACCATCGTGGACGCCGGCACCGCCGCGCAACTCCATGACGCCGGCGGGGCTATGGCGGAGGCTCTCCGCGAGCTGCGGACCAACCTCAGCTTCGTGGACGTGGACAACCCGCCCCGGATTATCGTCGTCACCAGCTCGATGCAGGCGGAGGGCAAGTCCACGGTGACGGCCAATCTTGCGGTCACCATGGCGGCAGCAGGCGAAAACGTCGTGGTGGTCGACGGCGACCTCCGCCGGCCCACGCTGGTGGACGTCTTCAACCTTGTTCCGGGAGTTGGGGTCACCGATGTGCTCACGGGCACGGCCGAGCTCGCCGACGTCCTGCAGCCCTGGGGCGCGCTGCCCAACCTCTCAGTCCTGGGATCGGGCCGCATCCCGCCGAACCCCAGCGAGCTGCTGGGTTCCCGCGCCATGAAGAACATGCTCACCACGTTGGCCAAGGATGCTGTGGTCCTGATCGACGCACCACCGCTTCTTCCCGTGACGGACGCTGCTGTTCTCTCGCGCGCCGCCGACGGCGCCATCCTGGTGATCCGGACCGGCAGGACCACCCAGGAGCAGCTGGACCAGTCCCTGGGGAACCTTGAGAAGGTCAAGGGGCGCGTCTTGGGAGCCGTTCTCAACTACGTCCCCACCAAGGGAAGGGACGCCTACTCCTACTACGGAACATATTCCGCGACTCCCGCGCCGGCGTCTGCCGAACCTGAGCCCGTCGACGATTGGCGGGTCGCGGATACCCGCGAAGTAGGGGATGCCATTTCCGTCGGCCGCAGGGTCAGGATCTAG